One part of the Microbacterium aurugineum genome encodes these proteins:
- a CDS encoding ABC transporter permease, translating into MSELTMRDTTATLATARLKAQPRRGVPPWLRWGAWGPTLITFVIAALLWQIVAWTNPYVLPTLEAIGGSLVDDAGMYWSNFLVTLLEVVVGAAAGILAGFLLAVVMTEFQIIERAVMPLVIIVMVTPIVAIAPALVVAFGFGMVPKFIVTGLVVFFPMLVNSLAGLRDVDQKALDVFKTLHASRWEIFRELRFPGSMPYVFAGLRIALPLAVVGAAVAEFVAAGQQAGLGSLVTTSAAQANLPVTWASIALLCLLGVLLIIVLALVRKRVLWWSDGEVTAKG; encoded by the coding sequence ATGTCTGAGCTGACGATGAGAGACACCACCGCGACCCTCGCGACCGCCCGCCTGAAGGCCCAGCCGCGCCGGGGCGTCCCGCCGTGGCTGCGCTGGGGGGCGTGGGGTCCCACCCTGATCACCTTCGTGATCGCCGCACTGCTGTGGCAGATCGTGGCCTGGACCAACCCGTATGTGCTTCCGACGCTCGAGGCGATCGGCGGGAGTCTCGTCGACGATGCCGGCATGTACTGGTCGAACTTCCTCGTCACCCTGCTCGAGGTCGTGGTCGGTGCCGCCGCAGGCATCCTCGCCGGCTTCCTGCTGGCGGTGGTGATGACGGAGTTCCAGATCATCGAACGGGCCGTGATGCCGCTCGTGATCATCGTGATGGTGACGCCGATCGTGGCGATCGCCCCGGCGCTGGTCGTGGCCTTCGGCTTCGGGATGGTCCCGAAGTTCATCGTGACCGGGCTCGTGGTCTTCTTCCCGATGCTGGTGAACTCGCTCGCCGGTCTGCGTGATGTCGACCAGAAGGCGCTCGACGTCTTCAAGACGCTGCACGCCTCGCGGTGGGAGATCTTCCGCGAGCTGCGCTTCCCCGGCAGCATGCCCTACGTGTTCGCGGGGCTCCGCATCGCCCTGCCGCTCGCGGTCGTCGGCGCGGCGGTCGCCGAGTTCGTCGCGGCAGGTCAGCAGGCCGGCCTCGGTTCGCTCGTGACCACCTCGGCCGCGCAGGCGAACCTGCCCGTCACCTGGGCCAGCATCGCCCTGCTGTGTCTGCTCGGTGTGCTGCTGATCATCGTCCTCGCCCTGGTGCGCAAGCGCGTGCTCTGGTGGAGCGACGGCGAGGTCACCGCCAAGGGCTGA